One window of the Mycobacterium xenopi genome contains the following:
- a CDS encoding metal-dependent hydrolase family protein: MLTLKAAGLLDVDAGEIVRPGILRIDGQRIVGVGGSADGDVIDLGEQIMLPGLMDMEVNLLMGGRGEQPGLSQVQDDPPTRLLRAVGNARRTLRAGFTTVRNLGLFVKTGGYLLDVALGKAIDAGWIDGPRVVPAGHAITPTGGHLDPTMFQALAPGVLPLTVEEGIANGVDEVRKAVRYQIKHGAQLIKVCASGGVMSLTGPPGAQHYSDEELRAIVDEAHRRGLRVAAHTHGADAVKHAVAAGIDCIEHGFLVDDEAIAEMVRHGTFLVTTRRLAEAMDVSHAPPELQAKAAEMFPRARKSVVAAYEAGVKIAVGTDAPAIPHGRNADELVTLVNLGLPPAAVLRAATITAAELIDVVDRGQLAEGLLADVIAVPGNPLEDITVTQDVRFVMKGGKVYANKN, from the coding sequence GTGTTGACGCTCAAGGCGGCCGGGCTGCTTGACGTCGACGCCGGCGAGATCGTCCGGCCCGGGATCCTGCGGATCGACGGGCAGCGGATCGTCGGCGTGGGCGGTTCCGCGGACGGTGACGTCATCGATCTTGGCGAGCAGATCATGCTGCCGGGGTTGATGGACATGGAGGTCAACCTCTTGATGGGCGGGCGCGGGGAGCAGCCCGGGCTGTCCCAAGTCCAAGACGATCCCCCGACGCGGCTGTTGCGAGCCGTCGGGAATGCCCGCCGCACGCTGCGCGCCGGTTTCACCACCGTGCGCAACCTCGGGCTATTCGTCAAGACCGGCGGCTATCTGCTCGATGTCGCCTTGGGCAAGGCGATCGACGCCGGCTGGATCGACGGCCCGCGGGTGGTGCCGGCGGGCCATGCGATCACGCCGACCGGCGGACACTTGGACCCGACGATGTTTCAGGCCCTCGCACCGGGTGTTCTGCCGCTCACGGTGGAGGAGGGCATCGCCAACGGTGTCGACGAGGTCCGTAAGGCCGTGCGTTACCAGATCAAGCACGGCGCCCAGCTGATCAAGGTCTGCGCTTCGGGCGGGGTAATGTCGTTGACTGGTCCGCCTGGGGCCCAACATTATTCGGATGAGGAGTTGCGCGCCATCGTCGACGAGGCGCACCGGCGCGGATTACGGGTCGCTGCGCACACCCACGGCGCTGACGCGGTCAAGCACGCGGTGGCAGCAGGGATCGACTGCATCGAGCACGGTTTTCTGGTCGACGACGAGGCTATCGCCGAGATGGTGCGTCACGGCACCTTCCTGGTGACGACGCGGCGACTGGCCGAGGCGATGGACGTTTCGCATGCGCCACCCGAGCTGCAGGCCAAAGCCGCGGAAATGTTTCCCCGGGCACGTAAATCCGTGGTGGCGGCCTACGAAGCGGGTGTCAAGATCGCTGTCGGCACCGACGCGCCCGCGATTCCTCACGGCCGCAACGCCGACGAGCTGGTCACACTGGTGAACCTGGGCTTGCCGCCGGCGGCTGTGCTGCGGGCGGCGACCATCACCGCCGCGGAGCTCATCGACGTCGTCGATCGTGGCCAGCTGGCCGAAGGATTGC
- a CDS encoding aromatic ring-hydroxylating oxygenase subunit alpha codes for MAHFPKPAAGSWTENYPGLGTAPVDYTDSIDPAFFEAEREAIFKRTWLNVGRVERLPRTGSYFTKELPSAGPGMSVIVVKTKDGSIKAFHNMCRHRGNKLVWNDYPHEETSGTCRQFTCKYHAWRYSLDGELTFIQQEDEFFDVDKSQYGLVPVRCEVWEGFIFVNLDANAQPLQEYLGQLAKGIEGYPFHEMTEVYTYKAEVGANWKLFIDAFAEFYHAPVLHQGQYTKEEAAKILKHGFEALYYELASPHAMISTWGGQAPPADLKMVKPMDRKLRSGLFGPWDRPEVIQKLDQLPPGVNPTGAPQWGIDSWHFFPNFMLLIWAPGWYLTYHYWPTAVDRHIFETSLYFVPPRNARERLAQELAAVTFKEYALQDANTLEATQTMIGTRVVREFPLCDQEILLRHLHKVTGDYVKEYRNNGSAR; via the coding sequence GTGGCACACTTCCCCAAACCGGCTGCGGGAAGCTGGACGGAAAACTACCCGGGACTGGGCACCGCACCCGTCGACTACACCGACTCCATCGACCCGGCATTCTTCGAAGCCGAACGCGAGGCGATCTTCAAGCGGACCTGGCTCAACGTCGGCCGGGTTGAGCGGCTACCGCGCACCGGCAGCTATTTCACCAAGGAGCTGCCCTCGGCCGGACCGGGCATGTCGGTGATCGTGGTCAAGACCAAGGACGGGTCGATCAAGGCGTTCCACAACATGTGCCGCCACCGCGGAAACAAACTGGTGTGGAACGACTACCCGCACGAGGAAACCTCGGGTACATGCCGGCAATTCACCTGCAAGTACCACGCCTGGCGGTACAGCCTCGACGGCGAGCTGACCTTCATCCAGCAAGAGGATGAGTTCTTCGACGTCGACAAGAGCCAGTACGGACTTGTCCCTGTGCGCTGCGAGGTGTGGGAAGGGTTCATCTTCGTCAATCTCGACGCCAACGCCCAGCCGTTGCAGGAGTACTTGGGCCAGCTGGCCAAGGGCATCGAGGGCTACCCGTTCCACGAGATGACCGAGGTGTATACCTACAAAGCCGAGGTCGGGGCCAACTGGAAGCTTTTCATCGACGCGTTCGCCGAGTTCTACCACGCCCCCGTGCTGCACCAGGGGCAGTACACCAAGGAAGAGGCCGCCAAGATCTTGAAGCACGGGTTCGAGGCGCTCTACTACGAGTTGGCGAGCCCGCACGCGATGATCTCCACCTGGGGCGGTCAGGCACCGCCGGCCGACCTGAAGATGGTCAAGCCCATGGACCGCAAGTTGCGCAGTGGCCTGTTCGGCCCGTGGGACCGGCCAGAGGTGATCCAGAAGCTCGATCAGCTGCCTCCCGGTGTCAATCCGACCGGAGCCCCCCAGTGGGGTATCGATTCGTGGCACTTCTTCCCCAACTTCATGCTGCTGATCTGGGCGCCGGGCTGGTATCTGACGTATCACTACTGGCCGACCGCCGTCGACAGGCACATCTTCGAGACGAGCCTGTATTTCGTGCCGCCCAGAAACGCGCGGGAACGGCTGGCTCAAGAGTTGGCGGCGGTGACGTTCAAGGAGTACGCACTGCAGGATGCCAATACCCTGGAAGCCACCCAAACCATGATCGGCACCCGGGTGGTTCGCGAATTCCCACTGTGTGACCAAGAAATCTTGCTCCGCCATCTGCACAAGGTGACCGGAGACTACGTCAAGGAGTACCGCAACAATGGCTCTGCCCGCTGA
- a CDS encoding carboxymuconolactone decarboxylase family protein gives MRLEPLPADQWDETVQRSLADMLPAERRNPRDAGNLLATLARHPELASAFLRFGGYLLTRSTLPPRVREQVILRVAHRRGCAYEWSHHVALGKRAGLSDADIAAARSGAAPDEFDRAVLVAVDELDEKTNLSDSTWATLCERLDERQRMDLIFTIGGYTALAMALNTFGVEVEQER, from the coding sequence ATGCGCCTGGAACCGCTGCCAGCGGACCAGTGGGACGAAACTGTGCAGCGCTCGCTCGCCGACATGCTGCCGGCGGAGCGGCGCAATCCGCGCGACGCCGGCAACCTCTTGGCCACACTGGCCCGCCACCCGGAACTGGCGAGCGCGTTCCTTCGATTCGGCGGGTATCTGCTGACCAGGTCGACGCTGCCGCCACGGGTCCGAGAGCAGGTCATCTTGCGGGTCGCGCACCGGCGTGGCTGCGCCTACGAGTGGTCCCACCACGTGGCGCTCGGCAAGCGGGCGGGTTTGTCGGATGCCGACATCGCTGCGGCGCGCTCCGGCGCGGCACCCGACGAGTTCGACCGGGCGGTGCTGGTGGCTGTCGATGAACTCGACGAGAAAACCAACTTGTCCGATTCGACCTGGGCCACGCTGTGCGAGCGGCTCGACGAGCGGCAGCGGATGGACTTGATTTTCACGATCGGCGGCTACACCGCACTGGCGATGGCCCTGAACACCTTTGGCGTCGAAGTGGAGCAAGAAAGGTAA
- a CDS encoding amidohydrolase family protein translates to MNKDDMILISVDDHTVEPPDMFKNHLPKKYLDDAPRLVHNPDGSDTWQFRDTVIPNVALNAVAGRPKEEYGLEPQGLDEIRPGCYNVDERVKDMNAGGILGSICFPSFPGFAGRLFATDDPDFSVALVQAYNDWHIDEWCGAYPARFIPMALPVIWDAEKCAAEVRRVSKKGVHALTFTENPAAMGYPSFHDPYWDPLWKALCDTNTVMNVHIGSSGKLAITAPDAPMDVMITLQPMNIVQAAADLLWSRPIKEYPDLKIALSEGGTGWIPYFLERVDRTYEMHSTWTHQDFGGKLPSEVFREHFLTCFISDPVGVTLRHMIGIDNIAWEADYPHSDSMWPGAPEELWNVLSANNVPDDEINKITHENAMRWYSFDPFAHISREQATVGALRKAAEGHDVSIRALSHHKAGERGGNALMEAAQATSS, encoded by the coding sequence ATGAACAAAGACGACATGATCCTGATCAGCGTCGATGACCACACGGTCGAACCGCCGGACATGTTCAAAAACCATCTGCCGAAGAAATATCTCGACGACGCCCCCCGGCTGGTGCACAACCCGGACGGCTCGGACACCTGGCAGTTCCGCGACACGGTGATCCCCAACGTGGCGCTCAACGCGGTAGCCGGCCGACCCAAGGAGGAGTACGGGCTGGAACCGCAGGGCCTGGATGAGATCCGGCCGGGCTGTTACAACGTCGACGAGCGCGTCAAGGACATGAACGCCGGCGGCATCCTCGGTTCGATTTGCTTCCCGTCGTTCCCCGGTTTTGCCGGGCGGCTGTTCGCCACCGACGATCCGGACTTCTCGGTGGCGCTGGTGCAGGCCTACAACGACTGGCACATCGACGAGTGGTGCGGGGCGTACCCGGCCCGGTTCATCCCGATGGCGCTGCCGGTGATCTGGGACGCCGAAAAGTGCGCCGCCGAGGTGCGGCGGGTGTCCAAGAAAGGTGTACACGCGCTGACCTTCACCGAAAACCCGGCGGCCATGGGATATCCCAGCTTCCACGATCCATACTGGGACCCGCTGTGGAAGGCGTTGTGTGACACCAACACCGTGATGAATGTGCACATCGGGTCGTCGGGCAAGCTGGCGATCACCGCGCCCGACGCGCCGATGGACGTGATGATCACCCTGCAGCCGATGAACATCGTCCAGGCGGCTGCCGATTTGCTGTGGTCGCGGCCGATCAAGGAATACCCGGACCTCAAGATCGCGCTGTCGGAGGGCGGCACCGGGTGGATTCCCTACTTCCTGGAGCGGGTGGACCGCACCTATGAGATGCATTCGACGTGGACGCATCAGGACTTCGGGGGAAAGCTGCCGTCGGAGGTGTTCCGCGAGCACTTTTTGACCTGCTTCATCAGCGACCCGGTGGGTGTGACGCTGCGGCACATGATCGGCATCGACAACATCGCCTGGGAGGCCGACTACCCCCACAGCGACTCGATGTGGCCCGGTGCGCCCGAGGAGCTGTGGAACGTGCTGAGCGCCAACAACGTTCCCGACGACGAGATCAACAAGATCACCCACGAGAACGCGATGCGCTGGTATTCGTTCGACCCGTTCGCCCACATTTCCCGCGAGCAGGCCACGGTCGGCGCGCTGCGGAAAGCCGCCGAGGGCCACGACGTGTCCATCCGGGCGCTCAGCCATCACAAGGCCGGCGAGCGGGGCGGCAACGCCCTGATGGAAGCGGCGCAGGCGACGAGCAGCTAG
- a CDS encoding acyl-CoA dehydrogenase family protein, whose product MNFELTDDQQLIRRSVAELAQKFDDHYWMEKDQAHEFPTEFYRAIADGGWLGMTIPVEYGGHGLGITEATLLAEEVAKSGGGMNAASAIHLSIFGMQPVVVHGSEELKRRTLPRVATGDLHVCFGVTEPGAGLDTSRITTFAKRAGDHYVVNGRKVWISKAMESEKILLLTRTEAHDDLARRGAKKTDGMTLFLTDLDRGRIDIRPIPKMGRNAVSSNELFIDNLEVPVEDRVGEEGKGFQYILDGLNPERMLIAAEALGIGRVALDKAVKYANEREVFGRPIGMNQGIQFPLADSLARLDAAELMLRKATWLYDNGKPCGREANTAKYLCADAGFTAADRALQTHGGMGYAEEYNVARYFREARLMKIAPISQEMILNYLGSHTLKLPRSY is encoded by the coding sequence ATGAATTTCGAACTAACCGACGATCAACAGCTGATCCGACGCTCGGTGGCTGAGCTCGCTCAGAAGTTCGACGACCACTACTGGATGGAAAAAGACCAAGCGCACGAATTCCCGACCGAGTTCTACCGGGCCATCGCCGACGGCGGCTGGCTCGGAATGACTATCCCGGTCGAGTACGGCGGTCATGGCCTCGGGATCACCGAAGCCACGCTGCTGGCCGAAGAGGTCGCAAAATCCGGGGGCGGGATGAACGCCGCCAGCGCAATCCACTTGTCGATCTTCGGTATGCAACCGGTGGTGGTGCACGGGTCCGAGGAACTCAAGCGCCGCACGTTGCCCCGGGTTGCCACCGGCGATCTGCACGTCTGCTTCGGAGTGACCGAACCGGGTGCGGGGCTGGACACGTCGCGCATCACCACATTTGCCAAGCGCGCCGGGGATCACTACGTGGTCAACGGCCGCAAGGTGTGGATCTCCAAGGCGATGGAATCGGAGAAGATTCTGCTGCTCACCCGCACCGAGGCGCACGACGATCTAGCAAGACGGGGCGCCAAGAAGACCGACGGGATGACCCTGTTCCTCACCGACCTCGACCGTGGCCGGATCGACATCCGGCCCATCCCCAAGATGGGCCGCAACGCCGTCTCGTCCAACGAGTTGTTCATCGACAACCTCGAGGTCCCAGTCGAAGACCGAGTCGGCGAGGAAGGCAAGGGATTTCAGTACATCCTCGACGGCTTGAACCCCGAACGGATGCTCATCGCCGCCGAAGCGCTCGGTATCGGCCGCGTGGCGCTGGACAAGGCGGTCAAGTACGCCAATGAGCGTGAGGTCTTCGGGCGTCCGATCGGCATGAACCAGGGCATTCAGTTTCCGCTAGCCGACTCGCTTGCCCGCCTAGACGCTGCCGAATTGATGTTGCGCAAGGCCACTTGGCTCTACGACAACGGCAAGCCCTGCGGCCGCGAAGCCAATACCGCCAAATACCTTTGCGCCGACGCGGGATTCACTGCTGCCGACCGGGCACTGCAAACCCACGGCGGTATGGGTTATGCCGAGGAATACAACGTGGCCCGCTACTTCCGTGAGGCCCGACTGATGAAGATCGCGCCGATTAGTCAAGAGATGATTCTGAACTATCTGGGCTCGCATACCTTGAAACTGCCGAGGAGTTATTGA
- a CDS encoding SDR family oxidoreductase produces the protein MANPLFDLTGRSAMVTGAGSGIGAAVAEALAAAGAAVLVTDVNVDAASAVAERICAHGGKADSAVLDVRDRADAEAAAARAAGLTEGVLHILVNNAGVTAPAMFPDLTDDTFRQLFDVHVMGAFHCTQAALDFLPTDGTGRIINVTSSAGITGTLGQVNYSAAKAGIIGFTKSLARELARKNVLVNALAPLAATPMTETIRTNEKFAATMMARIPLRRWAEPAEIAGAFVFLASDAASYITGQVLPVDGGMVM, from the coding sequence ATGGCCAACCCGTTGTTCGATCTCACCGGGAGATCGGCGATGGTCACCGGAGCGGGCAGCGGCATCGGTGCCGCGGTGGCCGAGGCGCTGGCGGCCGCCGGTGCTGCGGTCCTGGTAACCGATGTAAACGTCGACGCAGCTTCCGCTGTGGCCGAACGCATTTGCGCCCACGGCGGCAAAGCCGACAGCGCAGTGCTCGACGTCCGCGACCGAGCAGACGCGGAGGCGGCTGCTGCACGCGCCGCCGGCCTCACCGAAGGAGTGCTGCACATCCTGGTCAACAACGCCGGGGTGACCGCACCGGCGATGTTTCCTGACCTGACCGACGACACCTTCCGCCAGCTGTTCGACGTGCACGTGATGGGGGCGTTTCATTGCACGCAGGCTGCATTGGACTTCCTGCCGACCGACGGCACCGGTCGCATCATCAACGTGACCTCGTCGGCAGGCATCACCGGCACACTGGGCCAGGTGAACTATTCGGCGGCCAAGGCGGGGATCATCGGATTCACCAAGTCGCTGGCTCGTGAGTTGGCGCGCAAAAACGTCCTGGTCAATGCGCTGGCCCCGCTCGCGGCGACGCCGATGACCGAGACAATTCGTACCAACGAGAAATTTGCGGCCACGATGATGGCCCGGATACCGCTGCGCCGCTGGGCCGAGCCGGCAGAGATCGCCGGGGCGTTCGTTTTTCTCGCCTCTGATGCCGCTTCGTACATCACCGGGCAAGTGCTTCCGGTGGACGGCGGCATGGTGATGTGA
- a CDS encoding CaiB/BaiF CoA transferase family protein, translating to MPQKRAPLAGITVIALEQAVSAPFCTRVLADFGARVIKVENPKGGDFARHYDDVVKGLGAHFVWANRGKESVTLDLKAPAGLDVLHRLLERADVLVSNLAPGSTARLGISPADLAVRHPKVIAVEIDGYGSGGPFSHKRAYDLLAQAESGACAVTGYPGAPAKPGPPIADISTGLYSALSIVALLYSRDRGDNGDGAGRAVSVSLFDTMTDLMGYPLTYTQHSGVDQEPLGMSSPAVAPYGAYRTADGHTVVLGTTNDQEWQRLSREILQRPDLADDVRFASNAGRVANRELLDDLIGQWCAQHDLEHVQKTADAAGIGNARYNLPSEVLAHPQLSARDRWRQVDTPAGPIPALLPPPVISGYQPPMGAVPGLGQHTDSVLADFGLTNEEISVLRQQGVIGPAYAG from the coding sequence ATGCCGCAAAAGCGCGCGCCGCTGGCCGGCATCACTGTAATCGCGCTGGAGCAGGCGGTATCCGCCCCTTTCTGCACACGGGTGCTCGCCGATTTCGGCGCCAGGGTCATCAAGGTCGAGAACCCCAAAGGGGGAGATTTCGCTCGGCACTACGATGATGTAGTCAAAGGTCTTGGGGCACATTTCGTTTGGGCTAACCGCGGCAAGGAGTCGGTCACGCTGGATCTCAAAGCACCGGCTGGGCTGGATGTCTTGCACCGCTTACTCGAGCGAGCCGACGTGCTGGTGTCCAACCTGGCGCCGGGTTCCACGGCCCGGCTGGGGATCTCGCCGGCGGACCTGGCGGTGCGGCATCCGAAGGTTATCGCCGTCGAGATCGACGGTTACGGCTCGGGTGGTCCGTTCTCGCACAAGCGCGCCTACGACCTTTTGGCACAAGCCGAATCCGGTGCCTGCGCCGTTACCGGTTATCCCGGCGCGCCTGCCAAGCCGGGGCCGCCGATAGCCGACATCAGCACCGGGTTGTATTCGGCGTTGTCGATTGTGGCCCTGCTGTATTCGCGAGACCGCGGCGACAATGGTGACGGCGCGGGTAGAGCGGTCAGCGTCAGCCTGTTTGACACCATGACCGATTTGATGGGCTACCCGCTCACCTACACCCAGCATTCCGGTGTCGACCAGGAGCCGTTGGGCATGAGCTCGCCGGCAGTGGCACCTTACGGGGCCTACCGTACCGCCGACGGCCACACTGTGGTGTTGGGTACAACGAATGATCAAGAGTGGCAACGACTGTCGCGAGAAATCTTGCAGCGGCCCGATCTCGCCGACGACGTGCGTTTCGCCAGCAATGCCGGCCGGGTCGCCAACCGTGAGCTCTTGGACGACTTGATCGGGCAGTGGTGCGCCCAGCATGACCTCGAACATGTGCAAAAGACGGCGGATGCCGCCGGCATCGGCAACGCCCGCTACAACCTGCCCAGTGAGGTGCTGGCGCATCCGCAGCTGAGCGCGCGCGACCGCTGGCGTCAGGTGGACACGCCGGCCGGACCGATCCCCGCGCTGCTGCCGCCCCCGGTGATTTCCGGTTACCAGCCACCCATGGGGGCGGTGCCGGGGCTCGGCCAGCACACCGATTCGGTGCTCGCCGATTTTGGGCTGACAAACGAGGAGATCAGCGTGCTGCGGCAACAGGGTGTTATCGGGCCGGCCTATGCGGGATGA
- a CDS encoding enoyl-CoA hydratase/isomerase family protein encodes MRDDQPVLLCEDRDGVRTLTLNRPHRKNAINPDLWIALRDALRVVADDRDVRALVITGAGGAFCSGADIAAPDDTHPAYKLRRLTDVALALHELPVPTIAKVTGVAVGAGWNLALGCDLVVATPESTFSQIFSKRGLSLDLGGSWLLPKLVGLQQAKRLTLLAETIDAEEAQALNLVTWVVSSAEIDEFVTELAGRLAGGPVIALAQSKALLNEGADRTLREALANEARAQVVNFATADAAEAYAAFAEKREPSFTGRWAVPRSERNDA; translated from the coding sequence ATGCGGGATGACCAGCCTGTGCTTCTTTGCGAGGACCGCGACGGCGTGAGGACGCTGACGCTGAACCGTCCGCACCGCAAAAACGCGATCAACCCGGACTTGTGGATCGCGTTACGCGATGCGCTGCGGGTTGTCGCCGACGACCGCGATGTGCGGGCGCTGGTAATCACCGGAGCGGGTGGGGCGTTCTGCTCCGGCGCCGACATCGCCGCTCCTGACGACACCCATCCGGCGTACAAGCTGCGCCGGCTCACCGACGTGGCGTTGGCCCTGCACGAACTGCCGGTGCCGACCATCGCGAAGGTGACCGGGGTCGCCGTCGGTGCCGGGTGGAATCTCGCACTCGGTTGTGACTTGGTGGTGGCGACGCCGGAATCCACGTTCTCCCAGATCTTTTCCAAGCGAGGCTTGTCTTTGGATCTCGGCGGGTCGTGGCTGTTGCCGAAGCTGGTCGGCTTGCAACAGGCGAAGCGGCTTACGCTACTGGCCGAAACTATTGACGCAGAGGAGGCTCAAGCCCTGAACCTGGTGACCTGGGTGGTGTCCAGCGCGGAGATCGATGAGTTCGTCACCGAGCTCGCCGGCCGGTTGGCGGGCGGCCCGGTGATCGCTCTTGCCCAAAGCAAGGCGTTGCTGAATGAAGGCGCGGATCGGACATTGCGCGAGGCGTTGGCCAACGAAGCCCGTGCCCAGGTGGTGAACTTCGCGACGGCCGACGCGGCGGAGGCTTACGCGGCGTTCGCCGAGAAGCGTGAGCCGTCGTTCACAGGTCGATGGGCGGTGCCCAGATCGGAGCGAAACGATGCGTGA
- a CDS encoding thiolase family protein — MREAVIVEAVRTPVGKRNGALSTMHAADLSAAVLKELVDRADIDPQLVDDVIWGCVSQVGDQSSNIGRYAVLAAGWPETIPGTTVNRACGSSQQALDFAVHAVMSGQQDVVVAGGVEVMSRVPLGAARATGMPYGPKVLERYHDFSFNQGLSAEMIAKKWGFSRTQLDEYSVQSHERAAAAQDSGAFDAQIVPVWVEKEPVTADEGVRRGTSVEKLAALKPAFVDDGVIHAGNSSQISDGAAALLVTTPAIALDLGLTPIVRYRAGAVTGADPVLMLTGPIPATERVLRKAGVSLSDVGVFEVNEAFAPVPLAWLAETGADPDRLNPLGGAIALGHPLGASGAVLMTRMVHHMRDNGIRYGLQTMCEGGGTANATLVELVA; from the coding sequence ATGCGTGAAGCGGTGATCGTGGAGGCGGTGCGCACGCCGGTCGGCAAGCGAAACGGGGCGCTGTCGACCATGCACGCCGCCGACTTGTCGGCCGCGGTGCTCAAGGAGTTGGTCGACCGCGCCGATATAGATCCGCAGCTCGTCGACGACGTGATCTGGGGATGCGTGTCCCAGGTCGGCGACCAGTCCAGCAACATCGGCCGCTACGCGGTGCTGGCGGCCGGATGGCCCGAGACGATCCCCGGCACCACCGTCAACCGGGCGTGCGGTTCCAGCCAGCAGGCCCTCGACTTTGCGGTGCACGCGGTGATGTCGGGGCAACAGGATGTCGTCGTAGCGGGCGGGGTGGAGGTGATGAGCCGGGTGCCGCTCGGTGCCGCCCGGGCCACCGGCATGCCCTACGGCCCCAAAGTCCTTGAGCGCTATCACGATTTTTCGTTCAACCAGGGTCTCTCCGCCGAGATGATTGCCAAGAAATGGGGGTTTTCCCGCACCCAGCTCGACGAGTACTCGGTCCAGTCACACGAGCGGGCTGCCGCCGCGCAGGACAGCGGCGCGTTCGACGCCCAAATCGTCCCGGTGTGGGTCGAGAAGGAGCCGGTCACCGCCGACGAGGGCGTGCGACGCGGCACCTCGGTCGAAAAACTCGCCGCCCTGAAACCGGCTTTCGTCGACGACGGCGTGATCCATGCGGGTAACTCTTCGCAGATTTCCGACGGGGCCGCGGCGCTGCTGGTCACGACGCCTGCTATCGCGCTCGACCTCGGTCTGACGCCGATCGTGCGCTACCGCGCGGGCGCGGTCACCGGTGCCGATCCGGTGCTCATGCTCACCGGCCCGATTCCGGCCACCGAGAGGGTGCTGCGCAAGGCCGGAGTCTCGCTGTCCGACGTGGGTGTGTTCGAGGTGAACGAGGCGTTTGCACCGGTGCCGCTGGCGTGGCTGGCCGAAACCGGCGCCGATCCGGACCGGCTCAATCCGCTGGGCGGCGCGATCGCGCTGGGCCACCCGCTCGGCGCGTCCGGCGCGGTGTTGATGACACGCATGGTTCATCACATGCGCGACAATGGGATTCGCTACGGCTTGCAAACCATGTGTGAAGGCGGCGGCACCGCCAACGCCACCCTGGTGGAACTTGTGGCCTGA
- a CDS encoding acyl-CoA dehydrogenase family protein, translating into MRRELFTDDHEAFRQLARDFIEKEIEPHYAEWEKAGRMPREIFEKLGSLGMLGMAIPEEYGGAGLPDYRYNVVLQEEAARALVTTGTVRTQLEVILPYFLHYANAEQRQRWFPGLAAGTLLTAIAMTEPGTGSDLAGIRTTAVRDGDEYVVNGAKTFITGGLLADLVIVVARTSTDPDDRRRGLTLLVVEDGMPGFVKGRALDKMGCKVQDTAELSFTDVRVPVANRLGDEGRAFEYLGHNLPQERMTVAVGSVAQARAAVAATIDYVKQRKAFGTPVASFQNTKFELAAMAAEIEAAQTMVDRAVMELVAGELSGSDAAKVKLFCTEMQGRVVDRCLQLFGGYGYMMEYPIARLYTDARVARIYAGTSEVMKVIIAKSLGL; encoded by the coding sequence ATGCGTCGAGAACTGTTCACCGACGACCACGAGGCGTTTCGGCAGCTGGCCCGGGATTTCATCGAAAAAGAGATCGAACCGCACTACGCCGAGTGGGAGAAGGCCGGCCGGATGCCGCGCGAGATCTTCGAAAAGCTCGGATCGCTGGGGATGTTGGGCATGGCGATCCCGGAGGAATACGGCGGGGCAGGCCTTCCCGACTACCGCTACAACGTCGTCCTGCAGGAGGAAGCCGCTCGCGCTTTGGTGACGACGGGAACCGTGCGGACCCAACTCGAGGTGATCCTGCCCTACTTCCTGCACTACGCGAACGCCGAACAACGACAACGTTGGTTTCCCGGGCTCGCCGCCGGCACCCTACTGACGGCTATTGCCATGACCGAGCCCGGCACCGGCTCGGATCTTGCGGGCATCCGCACCACCGCGGTGCGAGACGGCGACGAGTATGTGGTCAACGGCGCCAAGACGTTCATCACCGGAGGTTTGCTGGCCGACCTCGTCATTGTGGTGGCGCGCACGTCGACAGATCCGGATGACCGTCGACGCGGGCTGACGCTGCTGGTGGTGGAAGACGGCATGCCGGGCTTCGTCAAGGGCCGCGCACTGGACAAAATGGGCTGCAAGGTGCAAGACACCGCCGAGCTGTCTTTCACCGACGTGCGGGTACCGGTTGCCAACCGGCTCGGCGATGAGGGAAGGGCCTTCGAGTACCTCGGCCATAACCTGCCGCAGGAGCGGATGACGGTCGCCGTCGGCTCAGTGGCGCAGGCTCGCGCGGCCGTCGCCGCAACCATCGATTACGTCAAGCAGCGCAAGGCATTTGGCACACCGGTGGCGTCGTTTCAAAACACGAAGTTCGAGCTGGCCGCCATGGCTGCCGAGATCGAGGCCGCCCAGACCATGGTCGATCGTGCGGTGATGGAACTGGTGGCCGGCGAGCTGTCCGGCTCGGATGCGGCAAAGGTGAAGCTGTTCTGCACCGAGATGCAAGGACGGGTCGTCGACCGGTGTCTGCAGCTGTTCGGCGGCTACGGCTACATGATGGAGTACCCGATCGCCCGGCTGTACACCGATGCTCGAGTGGCTCGCATCTATGCCGGGACGAGCGAAGTGATGAAAGTGATCATCGCCAAGTCGCTCGGTTTGTGA